The following are from one region of the Nostoc cf. commune SO-36 genome:
- a CDS encoding HhoA/HhoB/HtrA family serine endopeptidase, with protein MRFPKLSRSFRQLGTHVLAIALGVLLTVSTLQVLPSQAEPAPTVTAGDSSNLIAQRQSPSAAIGSTSFVTAAVNRVGSAVVRIDTERTITRRVDPFMEDPFFRRFFGEGFSQQIPSEQLRGLGSGFILDKSGLVLTNAHVVDKADKVTVRLKDGRTFEGKVQGIDEVTDLAVVKINAGNDLPVAPLGSSSNVQVGDWAIAVGNPLGFDNTVTLGIVSTLKRSSAQVGISDKRLDFIQTDAAINPGNSGGPLLNGQGEVIGINTAIRPDAMGIGFAIPIDKAKAIAAQLQRDGKVAHPYLGVQMLTLTPDLAKQNNTDPNSPIQIPEINGVFVMRVVPNSPAASAGIRRGDVILQVDGKPITSAEQLQNVVEDSRLGQVLQVKVQRGNQTQQFSIRTAELQNAS; from the coding sequence ATGCGATTTCCCAAATTATCTCGGTCTTTCCGTCAACTCGGTACTCATGTTTTAGCGATCGCGCTAGGAGTTCTGCTAACAGTTAGCACATTGCAGGTGTTACCTTCCCAAGCCGAACCAGCACCCACAGTAACTGCTGGAGATAGTTCAAACCTAATTGCCCAACGGCAATCTCCATCTGCTGCGATCGGTAGCACTAGCTTTGTCACAGCAGCAGTAAATCGTGTTGGTTCAGCAGTTGTCCGCATTGATACTGAGCGGACAATTACTCGTCGCGTCGATCCATTTATGGAAGACCCTTTTTTCCGCCGATTTTTTGGTGAAGGTTTCTCCCAACAGATTCCTTCTGAGCAGTTACGCGGTTTAGGCTCAGGTTTTATTCTTGACAAGAGTGGGTTAGTTCTGACTAATGCTCATGTCGTCGATAAGGCTGATAAAGTAACAGTCCGACTCAAAGATGGTCGTACCTTTGAAGGAAAAGTTCAAGGGATTGATGAAGTCACAGATTTAGCAGTAGTCAAAATTAATGCTGGTAACGATTTGCCAGTCGCGCCCTTGGGTTCTTCCAGTAATGTCCAAGTAGGAGACTGGGCGATCGCAGTTGGTAATCCTTTAGGGTTTGATAATACCGTTACCTTGGGAATTGTCAGCACCCTCAAACGTTCTAGCGCTCAAGTCGGCATTAGTGACAAACGCTTAGACTTCATTCAGACAGATGCCGCCATTAACCCAGGAAACTCTGGCGGGCCACTATTAAATGGTCAAGGTGAAGTGATTGGGATTAATACAGCAATTCGCCCTGATGCAATGGGTATTGGGTTTGCCATTCCCATCGATAAAGCCAAAGCGATCGCTGCACAACTTCAACGTGATGGCAAAGTTGCTCACCCCTATCTAGGTGTGCAAATGCTAACTTTGACACCCGATCTTGCCAAGCAAAATAACACTGATCCCAACTCTCCGATTCAGATACCAGAAATTAATGGTGTTTTTGTCATGCGAGTTGTCCCCAACTCTCCAGCAGCATCTGCGGGTATCCGGCGCGGGGATGTAATTCTTCAAGTTGATGGTAAACCTATTACCAGTGCTGAACAATTGCAGAATGTTGTCGAAGACAGTCGTCTTGGTCAAGTATTACAGGTGAAAGTGCAACGAGGTAATCAGACACAGCAGTTTTCAATCCGCACAGCTGAGTTGCAAAATGCTTCGTAG
- the panD gene encoding aspartate 1-decarboxylase: MQRTLLLAKIHNCTLTGANINYVGSISIDEILLDKAGILPYEQVQVVNSANGQRFITYAIPAPAHSGIIELNGGAARLGIIGDRLIIMTYGQFTPEELKSYSPTVVIVDEKNRLLEVRRYDDLLSKV; the protein is encoded by the coding sequence ATGCAGCGTACTCTCCTTTTGGCAAAAATTCATAACTGCACCCTCACGGGGGCAAATATCAACTACGTGGGTAGTATCAGCATTGATGAAATCCTTTTAGACAAAGCTGGTATCTTACCTTATGAGCAAGTGCAAGTAGTTAATAGTGCCAACGGTCAGCGCTTTATTACTTATGCGATCCCGGCTCCAGCCCATTCAGGAATAATTGAGCTAAATGGGGGTGCGGCACGTCTAGGCATTATTGGCGATCGCTTGATTATAATGACTTACGGGCAGTTTACTCCAGAAGAGTTAAAAAGTTACTCTCCGACGGTAGTAATTGTGGACGAAAAAAACAGGTTATTGGAAGTGCGGCGCTACGATGACCTGCTTAGTAAGGTCTAA
- a CDS encoding inorganic diphosphatase: MDLSRIPAQPKPGLINVLVEIVGGSKNKYEYDKELEAFALDRVLYSSVKYPYDYGFVPNTLADDGDPLDGMVIIDEPTFPGCVIAARPIGFLEMIDGGDRDEKILCVPDKDPRYTQVKSLNDIAPHRLDEIAEFFRSYKNLEKKVTEILGWQDVDKVAALVEKSVKAYRG, encoded by the coding sequence GTGGACTTATCTCGTATTCCAGCCCAACCGAAACCCGGTCTAATCAACGTTCTGGTTGAAATTGTTGGTGGAAGTAAAAATAAATACGAATACGACAAGGAACTAGAAGCTTTTGCTCTAGACCGAGTACTTTATTCCTCGGTAAAATATCCTTATGATTACGGCTTTGTACCAAATACTTTGGCTGATGATGGCGATCCCCTAGATGGTATGGTCATAATTGACGAGCCAACCTTTCCAGGCTGTGTGATTGCCGCACGACCGATTGGCTTTTTGGAGATGATTGACGGTGGCGATCGCGATGAAAAAATCCTTTGTGTTCCTGACAAAGATCCGCGCTACACTCAGGTCAAATCCCTGAATGACATAGCGCCACACCGCTTAGATGAAATTGCCGAATTTTTCCGTAGTTATAAAAATTTGGAAAAAAAGGTAACTGAAATTCTCGGTTGGCAAGATGTAGACAAGGTTGCAGCTTTAGTTGAAAAATCCGTCAAAGCTTATAGAGGATAA
- a CDS encoding aspartate ammonia-lyase, which yields MTEHTDNQFRIERDSMGDRQIASSVYYGIQTLRAIENFPISGIKPLPTYVDAGLIIKKATAIVNGELDCIPQDISQAIVQATDEILAGKFRDQFVVDVYQAGAGTSHHMNINEVLANRALEILGEEKGNYKRVSPNDHVNYGQSTNDVIPTAIRIGGLLALSKTLHPAIDGAIASLENKAVEFQDIVKSGRTHLQDAVPVRLGENFRAWAHILTEHQNRIYTASGDLMVLGLGGSAAGTGLNTHPLYRARVVEVLSELIDTPLEPAPHLMAAMQSMAPFVNVSGALRNLAQDLVKISHDLRLMDSGPKTGLKEIQLPPVQPGSSIMPGKYNPVMAEMTSMVCFQVMGYDSAIALAAQAGQLELNVMMPLIAYNLIHSIEILGNTIAVLTERCIEGITANQERCLAYAEGSLALVTALNTHIGYLNAADVAKESLETGKSLRQIVLERGLMNEAELATVLNLEQMSGILPLSRESKQID from the coding sequence ATGACTGAACACACAGACAACCAATTCCGCATCGAACGCGATTCGATGGGCGATCGCCAAATTGCTAGTAGCGTTTATTACGGTATCCAAACGCTACGAGCAATCGAAAACTTTCCCATTAGCGGCATCAAGCCTTTACCTACTTACGTAGATGCTGGATTAATAATCAAAAAAGCTACAGCAATTGTGAATGGAGAACTAGATTGCATTCCTCAAGATATTAGTCAGGCGATTGTGCAAGCAACTGATGAAATCCTGGCTGGGAAGTTCCGGGATCAATTTGTTGTGGATGTTTATCAGGCAGGTGCTGGAACATCCCACCACATGAATATCAACGAAGTTCTGGCAAATCGCGCCTTAGAAATTCTGGGTGAAGAAAAGGGGAATTATAAACGCGTTAGTCCTAACGATCACGTTAATTATGGACAGTCTACCAATGATGTGATTCCTACTGCAATTCGGATTGGTGGATTATTGGCATTATCCAAGACATTACACCCAGCAATAGATGGTGCGATCGCATCCTTAGAAAACAAAGCGGTAGAATTTCAAGATATCGTCAAATCTGGCAGAACCCACTTACAAGATGCCGTCCCCGTGCGTTTGGGTGAGAATTTTCGGGCTTGGGCGCACATTCTTACAGAACACCAAAACCGGATTTACACCGCCTCTGGAGATTTGATGGTGTTGGGTTTGGGAGGTAGTGCAGCCGGAACCGGGTTAAATACTCATCCTCTATATCGCGCCCGTGTAGTAGAAGTTCTCTCAGAATTGATTGATACTCCTTTAGAACCTGCGCCCCATCTCATGGCAGCCATGCAAAGTATGGCGCCATTTGTAAATGTTTCCGGTGCTTTACGCAACTTGGCTCAGGATTTAGTCAAAATATCTCATGATTTGCGGCTGATGGATTCGGGGCCAAAAACAGGCTTGAAAGAAATTCAACTCCCCCCAGTGCAACCCGGTTCCTCGATTATGCCAGGAAAATATAACCCAGTTATGGCAGAGATGACATCAATGGTGTGTTTTCAGGTGATGGGCTACGACAGTGCGATCGCATTAGCCGCCCAAGCCGGACAATTAGAATTAAATGTGATGATGCCGCTAATCGCCTATAACCTGATTCACAGCATCGAAATTCTCGGTAATACCATCGCTGTCCTTACAGAACGCTGTATTGAAGGAATCACAGCAAACCAGGAACGTTGTTTAGCTTATGCAGAAGGTAGTTTAGCCTTAGTAACCGCGTTAAATACCCACATCGGTTATTTAAATGCCGCAGATGTCGCCAAAGAATCTTTAGAAACTGGTAAATCTTTACGGCAAATTGTCTTAGAACGCGGATTGATGAATGAGGCAGAATTAGCCACAGTGTTAAATCTAGAACAGATGAGTGGTATCTTACCTCTGAGTCGAGAATCAAAGCAGATCGATTAG
- the pgsA gene encoding CDP-diacylglycerol--glycerol-3-phosphate 3-phosphatidyltransferase has translation MTIPNWITFSRLLGIPFLLYGLYNPTPQAQWICLSIFLVAALTDWLDGYLARKLNQISELGKFLDPLVDKLLVLAPLLVFIELGKVPAWGVFLILARELAIAGWRVNQTTITGANIWGKLKTVSQIVAIALLIAPLPEVWQSPSLIAFWISVALTLISGGIYLLPQKVSTNETAI, from the coding sequence ATGACTATACCCAACTGGATTACCTTCTCTCGCCTATTGGGGATACCATTTCTGCTTTATGGTTTATATAATCCCACACCTCAAGCTCAGTGGATATGTTTGTCGATTTTTCTCGTTGCTGCATTGACTGATTGGTTAGACGGCTATTTGGCGCGAAAACTCAACCAAATTAGTGAATTGGGTAAATTTCTCGATCCTTTAGTGGATAAACTTTTGGTACTTGCGCCGTTGCTGGTTTTTATTGAATTAGGAAAAGTGCCAGCTTGGGGAGTGTTTTTGATTTTAGCGCGGGAATTAGCGATCGCTGGTTGGCGGGTAAATCAAACGACAATTACTGGGGCGAATATTTGGGGTAAACTCAAAACTGTTAGTCAAATAGTTGCGATCGCACTTCTGATTGCACCACTACCTGAAGTATGGCAAAGTCCCTCTCTGATTGCCTTTTGGATTTCTGTTGCCTTGACTTTAATTTCTGGGGGTATTTATCTTTTGCCGCAAAAAGTTAGCACTAATGAAACGGCAATATAG
- a CDS encoding SMP-30/gluconolactonase/LRE family protein, whose translation MSQVLQYPLYNVLESRARLGESPIWDSTQNLLYWIDIHNHRVHQFNPATGKDLFFDVGDVVGAIATAGKDRLIMALRHHLAFLNTQTGEVTPILEIEANLPDNRFNDGKCDPQGRFWIGSMCSLEKPQASLYRYDADGSLQIMETGLTISNGLGWSPDQKTFYLSDSPQQKIYAYDFNSVTGSITNRRIFVDLTHESFYPDGLTIDSQGNIWSAMWDGWCVIRFNPKGEEILRIKLPVQVPTSCTFGGEDLQTLYITTASVGLSQGEIEKSFYSGDLFALQTDVSGLPSYDFEK comes from the coding sequence ATGAGCCAGGTTTTGCAATATCCACTTTACAATGTTCTAGAGTCTCGTGCCCGCTTGGGTGAAAGCCCCATCTGGGATTCTACCCAAAACTTACTGTACTGGATTGATATTCACAACCATCGTGTACATCAGTTCAATCCGGCTACGGGGAAAGACTTGTTTTTTGATGTGGGAGATGTAGTAGGTGCGATCGCAACAGCAGGTAAAGATAGATTAATTATGGCACTGCGTCATCATCTGGCATTCCTCAACACCCAGACAGGTGAAGTTACTCCCATTTTAGAAATTGAAGCAAATCTGCCAGATAACCGTTTTAATGATGGCAAATGTGACCCCCAAGGCCGCTTTTGGATTGGCTCAATGTGTTCTTTAGAAAAACCCCAGGCTAGTCTCTATCGTTATGATGCTGATGGTTCATTGCAGATCATGGAAACGGGATTGACTATCTCTAATGGTTTGGGGTGGAGTCCCGATCAAAAAACGTTTTATTTGAGTGATTCTCCTCAACAAAAAATATATGCTTACGACTTTAATTCAGTAACAGGTAGCATTACTAATCGCCGGATTTTTGTTGATTTAACTCATGAATCTTTCTATCCAGATGGGTTGACGATAGATAGTCAAGGAAATATTTGGTCAGCGATGTGGGATGGATGGTGTGTGATTCGTTTCAACCCCAAGGGTGAAGAGATATTGCGGATAAAATTACCTGTGCAAGTGCCAACTAGTTGCACTTTTGGCGGCGAAGATTTACAAACACTCTACATTACTACTGCTTCAGTTGGACTTAGCCAAGGGGAGATAGAAAAAAGTTTCTATTCAGGTGATTTGTTTGCTCTCCAAACTGATGTTAGCGGATTACCTAGCTATGATTTTGAGAAATAA
- a CDS encoding Uma2 family endonuclease produces MYQTDPPLSPKETLPTMYDLPSEYPEDSGLPDEFHLFQPQLLRETFCPPNYPAEEVFVANDLNLYYDLRHTLWYKRPDWFAAVGVSRLYEQQNLRLSYVIWQEGVAPFVVVELLSPGTEKEDLGQTLREINQPPTKWEVYERILRVPYYIVFDRYTDKLQVFQLVADSYSELDLSTSRAWMPGLELGLGLWQGSYQGIERLWLRWYDASGNWLPTPLEKLERESQRANRLAAQLRELGVNPDDL; encoded by the coding sequence ATGTATCAAACAGACCCGCCTCTCTCTCCCAAAGAAACCCTGCCAACCATGTATGATCTTCCCAGTGAATACCCGGAGGACTCTGGTTTGCCTGACGAATTTCACCTTTTTCAGCCCCAACTTCTGCGCGAAACCTTCTGTCCACCTAACTATCCAGCAGAGGAAGTATTTGTTGCCAATGACTTAAACCTTTACTATGACCTCCGGCATACACTATGGTACAAACGCCCAGACTGGTTTGCTGCTGTGGGAGTTTCGCGTCTCTACGAACAGCAAAACTTGCGTCTGAGTTATGTTATCTGGCAAGAAGGGGTTGCTCCTTTTGTAGTGGTAGAATTGCTTTCTCCTGGCACTGAAAAAGAAGACTTAGGACAAACTCTGCGGGAGATTAACCAACCACCGACCAAATGGGAAGTTTATGAGCGGATTTTGCGAGTTCCTTACTACATTGTTTTTGACCGCTACACTGACAAACTCCAAGTATTTCAATTAGTTGCAGATAGTTACAGCGAATTGGACTTGAGTACTTCACGGGCGTGGATGCCGGGTTTAGAACTGGGCTTAGGACTTTGGCAAGGTTCTTACCAAGGAATTGAGCGATTGTGGCTACGTTGGTATGATGCATCTGGGAATTGGCTTCCCACGCCGCTAGAAAAACTAGAACGAGAAAGTCAACGTGCTAACAGATTAGCAGCACAACTGCGAGAGTTAGGCGTTAACCCTGATGATTTATGA
- a CDS encoding glycosyltransferase, with product MPLKYALVHEWLTPKATGGSELVVREILNHIDADLYALIDFESSNPESYLYKRQIGKTFLQNFPYARNGVQKYLPLWPLAIEQLDLRHYDVILSSSHAVAKGILTTPEQMHICYCHSPMRYAWDLTFDYLRYSKLGSGVPGWVTRYLLHRLRQWDVLSANRVDYFIANSQYTARRIWRCYRREATVIYPPVNIAEFPFLSEKEDFYLTVSRLVSYKQISLIVKAFNQLKRPLVVIGTGDEMNKIREMANSNIQILGGNPIMWLKNICLGLRCLYMQLVKILVLSLVEAQACGTPVIAYGAGGALESVRDIRSCVDTGTGIFFKTQTETALVEAVEKFEVYQGSFSSEYMRSHAEQFSPQIFADRYLDFVNKCNEKRPFLQ from the coding sequence GTGCCCTTGAAATATGCTCTGGTTCATGAGTGGCTGACACCCAAAGCCACCGGTGGTTCAGAACTCGTTGTCCGAGAAATTTTGAATCACATTGATGCTGATTTGTATGCTCTCATCGATTTTGAATCCAGCAATCCTGAAAGTTATTTATACAAACGTCAGATTGGCAAGACGTTTCTCCAAAACTTTCCTTATGCCCGGAACGGTGTACAAAAATACTTGCCTTTGTGGCCCTTGGCAATTGAACAACTTGATTTGCGGCATTATGATGTAATTCTGTCTTCATCCCACGCTGTTGCCAAAGGAATCCTTACCACTCCCGAACAGATGCATATTTGCTACTGTCATAGCCCTATGCGCTATGCCTGGGACTTAACCTTTGATTATCTGCGCTACAGCAAACTAGGTAGTGGCGTACCTGGGTGGGTAACGCGATATTTATTACATCGTTTGCGCCAGTGGGATGTATTGAGTGCCAATCGTGTTGATTACTTCATTGCCAACTCGCAGTATACAGCTCGGCGGATTTGGCGTTGCTATCGACGAGAAGCTACAGTCATTTATCCACCAGTGAATATTGCGGAATTTCCGTTTCTCTCTGAAAAAGAGGATTTTTACCTGACAGTTTCCCGGTTAGTGAGTTATAAGCAAATATCGTTGATTGTCAAGGCTTTTAATCAACTAAAACGACCATTAGTAGTCATTGGTACAGGAGATGAAATGAACAAGATTAGGGAGATGGCAAACTCCAATATTCAAATACTGGGTGGCAACCCGATAATGTGGTTAAAAAATATATGTCTAGGGTTAAGGTGTTTGTATATGCAGCTTGTGAAGATTTTGGTATTGTCCTTAGTAGAAGCACAGGCTTGCGGTACGCCAGTAATTGCTTATGGTGCAGGGGGTGCTTTAGAAAGTGTGCGAGATATCCGCTCTTGTGTGGATACAGGGACAGGTATATTTTTCAAAACACAAACAGAGACGGCTTTAGTGGAGGCAGTAGAAAAGTTTGAAGTTTATCAAGGTTCCTTCAGTTCCGAGTATATGCGATCGCACGCCGAGCAGTTCTCACCGCAAATTTTTGCCGATCGTTATTTAGATTTTGTAAACAAATGCAACGAAAAAAGACCATTTTTGCAATGA
- a CDS encoding sugar transferase — MTAQSSLLSGKRGVRQDTSSSTRFLKRGQKTKTPKVKPKGSSFQGLNGEFAKRLFDIVFSLSVLILFFPIYLILTLLIAFSSEGPIFYIQERVGKNYKAFNCIKFRTMVSNADEILMQMMETSPELRQEFESSFKLKQDPRITKIGRFLRITSLDEFPQFWNVLKGDMSVVGPRPLVTEELPKYGYHIDEILTIRPGITGLWQVSGRNDIPYPRRVQIDLHYVKFRNFWLDLWIILKTVDVVILPKNNGAY, encoded by the coding sequence ATGACTGCCCAGAGCTCACTCCTCTCCGGCAAGCGAGGCGTTAGGCAAGACACTAGCTCGTCTACGCGTTTCTTAAAACGCGGTCAAAAAACAAAGACGCCAAAAGTTAAGCCCAAAGGTTCATCTTTTCAGGGTTTAAACGGAGAGTTTGCCAAACGACTGTTCGATATAGTGTTTTCGCTGTCGGTATTAATTTTGTTCTTCCCCATCTACTTAATTTTGACCTTGCTGATTGCCTTTAGCTCAGAAGGGCCAATTTTTTATATCCAGGAACGGGTAGGGAAAAATTACAAAGCGTTTAATTGTATTAAATTCCGAACAATGGTAAGCAATGCAGACGAAATCCTCATGCAAATGATGGAAACATCGCCCGAATTGCGACAAGAATTTGAGAGCAGTTTTAAGCTGAAACAAGACCCCCGGATTACCAAAATTGGTCGATTTTTGCGAATTACTAGCTTAGACGAATTTCCCCAGTTCTGGAACGTTTTAAAAGGGGACATGAGTGTAGTCGGCCCCCGACCCTTGGTAACAGAAGAACTGCCAAAATATGGTTATCACATTGATGAGATTTTAACAATCCGTCCAGGAATTACTGGTTTGTGGCAGGTATCTGGGCGTAATGACATTCCCTACCCTCGACGAGTCCAAATAGACCTGCATTATGTCAAATTTAGGAATTTCTGGCTTGATTTATGGATAATTTTGAAAACTGTTGATGTGGTCATTTTGCCCAAAAACAACGGGGCATACTGA
- a CDS encoding GDP-L-fucose synthase family protein, whose amino-acid sequence MTALELKNQRILVTGGSGFLGRQVIDQLCIAGADREKITIVRSRDCDLRVWENSQRAVDQQDIIIHLAAHVGGIGLNREKPAELFYDNLIMGTQLIHAAYQAGVEKFVCVGTICAYPKFTPVPFKEDDLWNGYPEETNAPYGIAKKALLVQLQSYRQQYGFNGIYLLPVNLYGPEDNFDPGSSHVIPALVRKVHEAQIKAEKQLQVWGDGSPTREFLYSEDAARGIVMGTQFYNESEPVNLGTGYEISILDLVTLICELMEFKGEIVWQTDKPNGQPRRCLDTERAKLAFNFTAQVSFEEGLKNTIEWYRQHAA is encoded by the coding sequence ATGACCGCCTTAGAACTAAAAAATCAACGAATTCTCGTCACTGGTGGGTCGGGGTTTCTAGGTCGTCAGGTGATCGATCAACTGTGTATTGCAGGGGCTGATCGTGAGAAGATTACAATAGTGCGATCGCGCGATTGTGATTTGCGTGTTTGGGAAAATAGCCAACGTGCAGTTGACCAGCAAGACATCATTATTCACCTAGCAGCTCATGTCGGTGGTATCGGTCTGAACCGCGAAAAACCCGCTGAGTTGTTTTATGATAACTTGATCATGGGAACCCAGCTAATTCACGCTGCTTACCAAGCTGGAGTAGAAAAATTTGTTTGTGTTGGCACAATCTGCGCCTATCCTAAATTTACCCCAGTGCCATTCAAAGAAGATGACCTTTGGAATGGCTACCCCGAGGAAACCAACGCCCCTTACGGAATTGCAAAAAAAGCGCTTTTAGTTCAATTGCAATCTTACCGCCAGCAGTACGGTTTTAATGGGATTTACCTACTCCCAGTAAATTTATATGGCCCAGAAGATAATTTTGACCCTGGAAGTTCCCACGTTATTCCGGCATTAGTTCGCAAAGTTCACGAGGCCCAAATTAAAGCAGAAAAGCAACTGCAAGTTTGGGGTGATGGCAGTCCTACCCGTGAGTTTCTGTATTCAGAAGATGCAGCGAGGGGGATTGTTATGGGGACTCAATTCTATAATGAATCGGAACCAGTTAACTTGGGAACGGGTTATGAAATCTCCATTCTTGATTTAGTAACTCTTATCTGCGAATTAATGGAGTTTAAGGGTGAAATCGTGTGGCAAACTGACAAGCCTAATGGTCAACCCCGCCGTTGTTTAGATACTGAACGCGCCAAGCTTGCCTTTAATTTTACGGCTCAGGTGAGCTTTGAAGAAGGGCTAAAAAATACCATTGAGTGGTATCGTCAACACGCGGCATAA
- a CDS encoding 5-formyltetrahydrofolate cyclo-ligase — translation MDKVNHQLNKAELRRTLLKTRQSMSVGEWREKSDRISYHLQKSTLFTQAKTILAYFSFRQEPDLSPLFANTKYRWGFPRCVDKSLCWHIWTPDDSVQSGAYGIAEPHPDAPILDAAKVDLILVPSVACDHQGYRLGYGGGYYDRLLSLPQWQTKPTIGIVFDFAYFSQIPIEPWDKPLQHICTETGLTQKG, via the coding sequence ATGGACAAAGTTAATCATCAATTAAATAAAGCAGAACTGCGCCGCACTTTACTCAAAACACGTCAATCAATGTCCGTTGGAGAATGGAGAGAAAAAAGCGATCGCATTAGCTATCATTTACAAAAATCTACTTTGTTTACCCAAGCAAAAACAATACTCGCTTATTTCAGCTTTCGCCAAGAACCCGATCTCAGTCCCCTATTTGCCAACACCAAATACCGTTGGGGATTTCCTCGCTGCGTTGATAAATCCTTATGTTGGCATATTTGGACACCTGATGATTCTGTTCAAAGCGGCGCTTATGGCATTGCTGAACCACACCCTGACGCTCCAATCTTAGATGCTGCGAAAGTAGATTTGATTCTTGTCCCCAGTGTAGCTTGCGACCATCAAGGATATCGTTTGGGTTATGGCGGCGGATATTATGATCGCTTGCTCAGTTTACCGCAGTGGCAGACAAAGCCGACTATCGGAATTGTCTTTGATTTTGCCTATTTCTCCCAAATACCGATTGAACCTTGGGATAAACCATTACAACATATTTGTACGGAAACCGGATTGACTCAAAAAGGTTGA
- a CDS encoding catalase family protein produces the protein MEPNLREDLKVGLFKTPQTYPAWIRFSSGGSPQKRGKFHSDSQPDVRGIAIKVMNVEGQKALDDEEKTQDFILNNYPIFLTKDVRDYVDLSQAGSGKLSPERLEELGYAFAILQKIGSHKVGNPLLIQYWSMAPFKFGVSEAVATLGASRIVKLSVKSQQPEQPPETLPESENYLRETLVKYLTEEGREASFDFLIQFYVDDEKTPIEDHVKEWQEADSPFINVATVRIPSQKFDFEERKRLDEGSLFSPWHTLLEHEPVGSVNLSRKRLYSELAKYRREQIAQRLREPQPYVAVED, from the coding sequence ATTGAACCCAATCTTCGTGAAGACCTGAAAGTAGGTTTGTTCAAAACGCCCCAAACCTATCCTGCGTGGATTCGTTTCTCTAGTGGTGGTTCACCTCAAAAGCGTGGGAAATTCCACTCCGATAGCCAACCTGATGTTCGTGGTATCGCCATCAAGGTGATGAATGTGGAAGGGCAAAAAGCCCTTGATGATGAAGAAAAAACTCAAGATTTTATACTTAACAATTATCCGATTTTCTTGACTAAAGACGTTCGTGATTATGTCGATCTTTCTCAAGCAGGTAGTGGAAAACTTAGCCCAGAACGGCTAGAAGAACTTGGTTACGCCTTTGCTATCTTGCAAAAAATTGGCAGCCACAAGGTAGGAAATCCACTTTTGATTCAATATTGGAGTATGGCTCCCTTTAAGTTTGGCGTTAGCGAAGCGGTAGCGACGTTAGGAGCGTCTCGCATTGTAAAATTGTCTGTCAAATCTCAACAGCCTGAACAACCACCGGAAACACTTCCAGAATCAGAAAATTACCTTCGAGAAACGCTGGTAAAATATCTGACTGAAGAAGGTCGAGAAGCGTCTTTTGACTTCCTAATTCAGTTTTATGTAGATGATGAAAAAACGCCAATTGAAGACCATGTTAAAGAATGGCAAGAAGCAGATTCACCATTTATTAACGTTGCAACTGTCCGCATTCCTAGTCAGAAGTTTGATTTTGAAGAACGCAAACGTTTAGATGAGGGTTCGCTATTTTCTCCTTGGCATACACTCCTAGAGCATGAGCCTGTTGGAAGTGTGAATCTCTCTCGTAAGAGGCTTTACAGCGAACTTGCAAAGTATCGACGAGAACAAATTGCCCAACGCTTGCGGGAACCACAACCTTATGTAGCGGTTGAAGATTAA